The Agrobacterium larrymoorei nucleotide sequence AGTTGGAAGTCTGGAATCGTGCTCACGCCGAGATGGGCGTCACTGGTACCGAAATCTTCTATCGTGCTAATCCGAATATTAAACTTGACCAAAATAATAAATTGAGACCTGAAAACCGATATATTCACACGGAGAAATACGGAAGCAGAGAAATTCAAAAACGCTACGTGCACGAGTTTCAAGCTGGTTCACTGCTGCCAGATATCTTAATTAAGACCCCGCAAAATGATATACATTTCATGTATCGATTTGCGGGCGACTTTTATACCGGTAAACGATTTGAGGAATTCGAACATGCTGTAAAAAGTAAGTACGGTACGGATACCGAGATCAAGCTGAAATCTATATCTGGAATTATGCATGACTCCAAATATTTGGAATCATGGGAGCGTGGCAGCGCGGATATCCGTTTCGCGCAGTTCGCCGGCGAGAACCGAGCTCACAACAGGGAGTTGCCATACGCGACAGTGAATATGGGAAGGCAGTCCGATCGTCAGGGAGGTTTAACCCCCGACCGCCATGTCAGTGTTCGCTTCTTGTTGCAAAATGCACCCACTTCTCCTTGGGCTCAAGCCTTAAAAAAAGGGGTGTATTGGGATCGCGTCCAAGTTCTGGCGCGCGACGGCAACCGCTATATGTCACCTCCGAGACTGCAATACTCCGACCCCGAGCACTTCACCCAGTTGATGGATCGAGTTGGTCTGCCTGTTTCGATGGGTCGGCAAAGCCATGCAGATATCGTCAAGTTTGAGCAGTTTGGCGCACAAGCAGCGGTTATCGTTGCGGATGGAGCGAATTTGCGCGAACTTCGAGATCTGTCTGAGGAAAAGTTGCAAAAACTGACTCCAAAAGATGTGCTGATAGCGGATCGCAATGAAGATGGTCATAGAACTGGCACTTACACCAGTGTTGCGGAATACGAGCGCCGTATGATGACATTGCCGGACGACGCAGCGCAGCTTCTCCATGAAGCGACCGATAAATATTCGCGTACATTGGTACGGCCAGAGCCAGCGTTGCCGCCCATCAGTGACAGCCGGCGCAATTACGAAAGCCGAACTCGTAGCCCGACCGTAAACAGTCTGTAGATTTCCCGCTACCGCGCCGGTGAAGAAGCCCACTAGTTTAAAGCGTGCCAATGAAAGGGTTAGACAATGGTCGACACGACGAAGAAAATTGTCACGAAGTCGCTTACGGCTGATATGCGCCGTTCCGCTAAGCGGCTTCACGAGCAAATGCTTAAAGCGTGGCTTACAGAAGAAGAGGCATCAAGGAAACGAGCTCCGTTCGAAACGCCGCAGCAGAAGCGAAAATATTCCGCGGATATGCAGATAGTCGACAGACTTGATCCCGGCTTTCGAGGCGAAATAAGCTATAAAATGCTTGGAAATAAACGGATCCGGGTCGATAGCCCAGAAGAATTAACGCGCATGCATGGTATACTAAGAAAAACAACGAAGGTTCTGAAGCGTAACGCCGAGACCGGCGATGTCTATTTGGCTCTTCACAAAAAGAAGACCTGGAGCAGCGTAAGCAGCCATCTCTACGCCGAGGATGGCACACTTCGCGCGAAGCATGTGAAATACAAAGACGGACGCTTTGAGGAAAAATGGGAGCGAGATGAAAACGGCCTCCTGATCCGCACGAAATATGTCAACCGAAATAGGCTATTTCATCCGATTTCCGAGAAGGTGAGTGAACCCTATCGGGCCGGAACGGAAAACCGGCTCTTTCGTGAACTCACCCGTCAAAAAGGTGCCAAGCAGGAGACTTTTGAACGGGATGACAAAGGCAACCTTGAGCTCATCGGCAGCAAACGTCTAGGATTCTCCAAGAATTCGACTAAGGCTGCGGATCGTCAAACCTCTCGGACTAAAATTCGAAAACTTGGTGGCGCATTCAGCAAATCTTATAGGTCCCTCCTAGACAAAGAGGGCAACGAACTTGGCCGAGATATATCGAGTCATCGACGGCTCTTTAACAAGCGATCAGCCGTCTACGATGATGCTAGCGGGCAATTGACGAGCACCAAGCATACTTTCGGTAAGATCTACAAGAGTGAAACAGCGTATTTGAACGAAGACGTCAAACAAATCTCAAAAAAAATACTTGGCGTGACAGTCCGACGAAAACTGACGACGCTAAATCAGCAAGAACGCGACGCTCAGACGCTGCGCAATTCGGAATCGACAGATCATAGGAGGGCTTGGCAAGAGAGCGCAGCTCTCCCCAAGTCACCTCAACAGCAGATAAATGTCAATTTAGTACGGCCGTCGCAGCGCGTCAATTTGGTTAGAGATGGCCGGGGCGATGATGACGCTGAGTTAAGGATTGAGCCTGCAACCGAACGATCAATTGATGTAATTGCAAAGACGTCACCCCTGTTGCGCCTGCCGAACCCAAAGCGACAGGTTAGTCCTCAAACACCACCTCAGTCGTCAAATGCGCGTTTCTCGGATCCACATTCTTTAGCGAAAGGGGTTGAGTCAGGTGGATCGTCGGTCAGCAGAACGGAGTCCGAATCGTCACTTGCGTCTTTATTTCAGTTCATTGATCATCAGCCGGATCCAAAAGAGCAAGAGCTCTTGAGTTCCCTACATAGTGTGCCATTTCCGCCGCCGTTTAAAGCAGATGGCGCACTGGGCGGACGTATTGAGGACAGCATTCGTGAGGCTTCCGGAGACAGCCGAGTGCGAACGAGTTCAGTGTTGGCGAGTGTGGTGAATGATCATTTGCAAGTGCCTTTGGAGCGCGACCATTCGGTAAATTCGATAAGCGAACGCTTTGATCCTCAGGCGTTGTTTGGCGAACCGGACCCGTCGCGCGTCCCAGAAAAACGGCCAGAACTTTCTACGGAAGGTGACCATTTGACAAATTCGGAACAGCAAGCTTTACTGAATGAACTGCTTAATATGCCATTACCTGGTGGTTTGCCGAAGGCGGATCACGAGCGATCTATGATTTTGGAAAGGTCAGGGAGCCGTGGGCGCTCTATGTCAGGAGGGCTTTCACTTTAGAATGGATGGGTCGATCCACGTACATCTGGCATCCGCTCATTTGGCTTGATTGACCCAAACCATTCGTCGAACGGCACATCGCTGGCGATCAGGGCTTAATCGCTCATAACGCTGGGAGATCGGTCAGAACAGCAATTCTGCACCGGTTTTTCGGCAGCGGCATGAAACCCATTTTATCGGTGATCCGCAGCTTGCTGGCTGCTATCTGCTTCTGGAACCGGAGTAGTCGCCGCCCGACTGTCGCTCCATCATTTCGCTACGACGGAGAAGCCATTCTTGCAGCCCAGGCCGAGGCCGGAGCCACATGCGTCTTACCCGGCCCGTTGGGTTGAGGGCGATGACGTTCTCTCGTATCAACACTAGGTAGGCCACCGGAAGCTAAATTACAACTGAAACGCTATCTTCATTCAAAGGCTCTCCCGCAGGTGATAGGTTTTGCATATTCCTCCACATCTACAGCATTAGTCGTGCCCGATTTTTGGAGATAGTAATGCTTAACTGGACTGCTGCCGCTTTGATGACAAGCGTATTGCTCATCAGTACGAAGGCGACCATTGCTCACGAACGACCTAGTTTCAAACAATCACCACAGCTCCCTGTCCATTTTCTCGCAGGAAAGCCGAAAAGTAATACGATTGTAATCTTTTATTCTGGGGACGGAGGGTGGGGTAATCTTAATGAACAAGTCGGTGCTAACTTGGCGAAGCAAGGCATACACGTTATCGGGATCGACTCCCTTCGATATTTCTGGTCGCAAAAGACGCCTGAAGAAACATCCAGAGACTTGAGCGTTCTGATAGATACATATACCCGCCTAACTGGGGCGCACAATGTTGTTCTCGCTGGGTTCTCATTCGGCGCGGATATACTACCCGCAGCCTATAATGGACTACCCAAAAATCAAAAGGCCAAAATCAAGGGAATCTCGCTTCTCGCGCTATCGCATCAAGTCGACTATGTCGTTTCCTTAAGGGGCTGGCTAGGACTGAAGACAGAAGGGAAAGGTGGAGATCCTATCAATGATCTTGGTTCTGTTAATCCGCTGCTGGTGCGGTGCATATATGGCTTGGATGATCGTTACAGCTCTTGCCCATCGCTTCGTGGAACAGCGATAAAAACCGTGGGATTGAAGGGCGGTCATCATCTCGGCAATGATTATTCACTCTTGGCTAAGCTCATTATTCCAGACAATCCGCCTAACTAAATTGAACCTTACAGGTCGGCCTGTTTTCTTGGCGACTGGCCATCCCGCGTTCGTCACGGCCATACGCGCCTTAGAGGTGGCTCGTTTTGTCTGAACAGTTTCAGACGTTTTGTTAAGTGTAATCGGTGTTCTGGCCCCTACGTTGCCCGCTGTTGCCTGATCTGTGGTCGAGTTTCCATGGACGAGCGACAAGGAGTTTCTCCATGGGCACTACATTGGAGGTTCTCACGACGAGGCGGAGCGGACGCGAGATGCATGGTCAATGGCCGGATGAGATCAAAGCGCGGATCGTGCCGGAGAGCTTGCGACCAGGTGTGACGGTGAATGAGGTTGCGGCCTTGGGCTGAAGGCCAATCACCTATCGACCTGGTGAACACTGGCACGCCAGGGCAAACTGGTTTTGTCTGAGCCGCAAGACGCCGTCGAATTCGCGGCCATGGTCGTTGAGACGCCCCCGCGGTGTGTTGGGGATGCGGATAAAAAGTTGGACTGATTTATGGGTTAAGGCCAAGGCTTCTTCGATACTCGATTGGGCTGAGTGATCCCAGCGATATCTTGATCCGCTTCTCATTGTAGCAGCGGATATAAGCGTCTACTTCGGCAACGATCTGTTCGATTGTAATAGCCTTCCAGTCTCGGGGATAGAAGAGCTCGATTTTCATCCGGCCGAAGAAGCCTTCGCAAGCGGCGTTGTCTTGCGAGCAACGTTTTCGGGACATTGAACGAAGTAAGCCTCCGCTGAAGGCCACAGGTCAGGCAGCTTGAGCGTTGACGGTCTGCGGCGTCCAATTCCACGGAAACAATTGCTCCAGCTTGGTAATCGGCGTGTCAGCGATGCAGGCAAGAACGTCGGCCAGCCACGCCTGCGGATCTATGTCGTTGAGCTTTGCCGTTCATGCCGACCGGCGAACTATGCCGATTAATCAACTTGCCAACGTTTCCGGCGCCATAGCGGCCGTCTAGTCGGCATAGCTTAGGGTCTCTCCGTCGCAATCGACGCAAAGGAGAGGACATATGAACGCAACTGACTATTTGAATCGCAGCTCCCTATACCGGAACTTGGTCTACGGCCCGTATCGGGAGTTTGTAAGCGTTTACACAGCCAAAATGTCGAACGAAGGTTTGGGTCGGCACTGCACGTGGCGCTCGCTAAGCCTGTTTCGGGATCTGATGGACTGGCATGTTGGCAATGGACATGCTCCGCAGGATTTAAGCGAGCTTCACGTCGACCGCTTTCTTGAGCATCGTTTCAAACACTGGAAGCCCGACTCGGGCGATCGATCGGCGCTCCGCCACTTGCTTTCGGCGTTACGGGAGAAAGCTTCAATACCAGTCGCGCTTCCGGTTCAGCGCAGTGAGCACGAGGAGATCGTTGATGTATTCGGGCAATATCTCTCGACGGAGAGAGGACTCGACGCCCTCGCGAGCATAGCGTTCGCTCTGAGGATTAAGCGGCTGGTGCTGGGCAAACTTTTCGAACAGGATCATCGCCAGCAGGTTTGGCCCGGCAAAGCCGCGTGGCGTTACATGGAAGGGTGCTGGTGGCTGCGTGATCTTCTCGCACTCACGACAGGTAAACTCCTCCCGTACCGTCTGGATGACCTTCCACTGGCGCGGGATGACCTCCAGGGTCTCGGTGATGTCCTCGCCAAGCTTCGACAATTTGGCCGATCGGCAGCAGGCGCAACTGGCGGGAGCGGCGATGACGATGCGCTCGCGTGGCAGATGTTCGGGAAAGGGCTTGCGTGACGGACGCCTGCGCTCGAAGGCTTTGACGGTTGAAGCTTTGGCTGCGATCTCCGCGGCCAGTTCATCTTCACCGGCGTCCGCTTCCAATTCCTCGGTTTGCAGTTCCATCTGCTCCAGGAGCCGCGCCTTGCGCTCGGACCGGCTGCCGTAGAGTTCACGGCGGACCTCGTCGATCTCCAGCTTCAGCCGAGCGATCAGCGCTTCGGAATGCGATACGAGTGCCTTTGCACTGGCGGCTTCTGCCTTGGCGGTTGCCGCTTCTGCTTCGGCTGCAACACGTCGAGCGCGTTCCTGGGCCAGCAATGCGAGGGCATTTGCAAGGTCGTCCGGAAGCTCTTCGGTCGCGTCGCTCATGACAGGATGGAATCATATTTGACCCCATCATTCCAGTGTTTTTGCTCATCCGGCCGACGTCGGCCGCCAAGTCTTTTGCGGCATCCGCCAGTCGATGCCCTCCAGCAGATAACCGAGCTGCGCAGGCGTGATCACCACCGTGCCATCGGCCGCTGACGGCC carries:
- a CDS encoding virA/G regulated protein, whose product is MVDTTKKIVTKSLTADMRRSAKRLHEQMLKAWLTEEEASRKRAPFETPQQKRKYSADMQIVDRLDPGFRGEISYKMLGNKRIRVDSPEELTRMHGILRKTTKVLKRNAETGDVYLALHKKKTWSSVSSHLYAEDGTLRAKHVKYKDGRFEEKWERDENGLLIRTKYVNRNRLFHPISEKVSEPYRAGTENRLFRELTRQKGAKQETFERDDKGNLELIGSKRLGFSKNSTKAADRQTSRTKIRKLGGAFSKSYRSLLDKEGNELGRDISSHRRLFNKRSAVYDDASGQLTSTKHTFGKIYKSETAYLNEDVKQISKKILGVTVRRKLTTLNQQERDAQTLRNSESTDHRRAWQESAALPKSPQQQINVNLVRPSQRVNLVRDGRGDDDAELRIEPATERSIDVIAKTSPLLRLPNPKRQVSPQTPPQSSNARFSDPHSLAKGVESGGSSVSRTESESSLASLFQFIDHQPDPKEQELLSSLHSVPFPPPFKADGALGGRIEDSIREASGDSRVRTSSVLASVVNDHLQVPLERDHSVNSISERFDPQALFGEPDPSRVPEKRPELSTEGDHLTNSEQQALLNELLNMPLPGGLPKADHERSMILERSGSRGRSMSGGLSL
- a CDS encoding VirE2 family protein, which encodes MDTTGDGNTKNIAGTAADNVENSSLNISKRQKRDNVYTSDTSEVHMGDSENTAEHNVLGSPPYTEVISPENGPYAFGSQSSHDSGSVNGSRSEVESELSSLFANMTLPGHDRRQDEYILVWQTGQDKFAGIAKGNLDHLPTKREFNQVCRLYRDGVGNYYPPPLAFDKIEIPQDLAESWDKLELDEQRKARFQHKLEVWNRAHAEMGVTGTEIFYRANPNIKLDQNNKLRPENRYIHTEKYGSREIQKRYVHEFQAGSLLPDILIKTPQNDIHFMYRFAGDFYTGKRFEEFEHAVKSKYGTDTEIKLKSISGIMHDSKYLESWERGSADIRFAQFAGENRAHNRELPYATVNMGRQSDRQGGLTPDRHVSVRFLLQNAPTSPWAQALKKGVYWDRVQVLARDGNRYMSPPRLQYSDPEHFTQLMDRVGLPVSMGRQSHADIVKFEQFGAQAAVIVADGANLRELRDLSEEKLQKLTPKDVLIADRNEDGHRTGTYTSVAEYERRMMTLPDDAAQLLHEATDKYSRTLVRPEPALPPISDSRRNYESRTRSPTVNSL
- a CDS encoding transposase, whose product is MGTTLEVLTTRRSGREMHGQWPDEIKARIVPESLRPGVTVNEVAALG
- a CDS encoding AcvB/VirJ family lysyl-phosphatidylglycerol hydrolase encodes the protein MLNWTAAALMTSVLLISTKATIAHERPSFKQSPQLPVHFLAGKPKSNTIVIFYSGDGGWGNLNEQVGANLAKQGIHVIGIDSLRYFWSQKTPEETSRDLSVLIDTYTRLTGAHNVVLAGFSFGADILPAAYNGLPKNQKAKIKGISLLALSHQVDYVVSLRGWLGLKTEGKGGDPINDLGSVNPLLVRCIYGLDDRYSSCPSLRGTAIKTVGLKGGHHLGNDYSLLAKLIIPDNPPN